Genomic window (Candidatus Neomarinimicrobiota bacterium):
ATAAAAGAAATCCTGAAACAGCAAAAAATAAATCCGAAACGTGTGCGAAATCTTGTAAGCAATATCAACGGCACCAATGTCAGTGTTCGTCAAATCATGACAATGGATATGGCGACGGAAGAATTGCAATCAGCGCTCACTTTTGAGGCAAGAAAGCATATTCCGATGGATGGCACAGATGCGGTCATTGATTTTCAAATCTTCGGCCAAAATCCCAATGAAGTGGATAAAATTGATGTTGGTATGGTCGCTTGTACGAAGCGCGTTTTGAATGGACATTTGGATTTATTAAAAGAATCCGGGTTTAAACCGGGAATCGTTGATACAGATCCCATTGCACTTTCTAATGCGTTTGTGTTACACCACGATTTCCCTGAAGAGGGTGTGATTGTGTTATTAGACATCGGTGCTGTATCCAGTTCCTTGGTGGTTTGGGGACAAAAAGACCAATTTTTTACACGAGACATTCCGGTAGGTGGACACTTGTTTGTAAAAGGATTATCAGATGTACGAAAAATGGATTATATAACGGCGCAAGATGAATTGTACAAAGATGGCGTGAATGCTTTTCAAGAAACAAACGGTACGCAGGAAATCGGTCTAGCCGAAACTCAGCGAACGGTTTTTGATAATTTAGTTGAGGATGTTCGAAGGTCACTTCGGTATTACGCTAAAACAACCAACCAAAGTTTCTTTCAAAAGATTTACCTTACAGGTGGCTGTGCAGGTACTCCCGGTCTTTGTGATTTTATTCAAAGTAATTTGAATATTGATGTAGAAATATTTAATCCGTTCGCAACTCTAGATGGAACGGATGGGTTGGATATTTCTAATCCCGGCCAATACGGTGTAGCCGTTGGGCTTGCCATTCGCGGAGGGGTGGAAGCGTGAAAAAATTTATCACAATTAACCTGAATCAATCCGAAACAAAGGAAGCACGGATTGAAATCTGGCGTGATCGC
Coding sequences:
- the pilM gene encoding type IV pilus assembly protein PilM, with the protein product MILGLDVGRQVIKTVTVEKQRSGGYKLLHVAQRLIPEQHKAYDPEAVSRPIVVMAIKEILKQQKINPKRVRNLVSNINGTNVSVRQIMTMDMATEELQSALTFEARKHIPMDGTDAVIDFQIFGQNPNEVDKIDVGMVACTKRVLNGHLDLLKESGFKPGIVDTDPIALSNAFVLHHDFPEEGVIVLLDIGAVSSSLVVWGQKDQFFTRDIPVGGHLFVKGLSDVRKMDYITAQDELYKDGVNAFQETNGTQEIGLAETQRTVFDNLVEDVRRSLRYYAKTTNQSFFQKIYLTGGCAGTPGLCDFIQSNLNIDVEIFNPFATLDGTDGLDISNPGQYGVAVGLAIRGGVEA